TCCAGGAAAAAGGCGATCGGCTGAAGTCGTTCATCTTGCAACAATACGGTCCAATCGGAATCCGGCACGTTCAAGAGCGCGTCGTCCATCGCCGTCATCGCGGCCCGGTAAGCGGCCCCCAATTGCGTCAGTCGCCCCCGCCACAATTTCGCCTTTTCATCCTTCACATCCTGAGCGGTCAGACAACTGACAAAAGCGTTCGCTTGATACAACCGACTGGTGGCTTCCTGCGCACGGGTCAATGTCTCGTGCCAACGATCCGGGTTCGCCGGATTGAGTTTGGCCAGTTTCATGATATCCCGTTTCAGTTCATCCATTCGCCGCGACAGGTCGCTGACGAAATGTTCAAACTGAGGAGACGCACTCCCCCCTGGAAAAAAGCAATCCAAATCCCATTTCAATTCATATCTTTGTTTGCCCATGTCATCACCCTTCTCGCTGATTTCCCATCCTTCATCTCATCCGATGCTCTCCATGTGTCTCCAGAGCGCCCGGTGAATACTGTCCAATTGCTTTCCCGGCTCGCTTCACCTGCTTCCTGCAAGGAGCAGGTGATGGCCGCTTGACCCGGAACGCCGGACGCGGGCAAAGTTGCTTCGCTTAGAGGAAGTCGCCCGCGATTTCATGCGTTTCCGGGTCTTCGCTCGGTCAGGCACAGGTCTTCGATTACCGGGAAGCATTGGTTTCCTCACAGATTTACCAGATACGCCCTGATCCTTTACAGCTGGAATATTCAGGCATGCTTTACAGATTTACTATGTAATGGCACAGCGCTAATTTCCTCTTTTTATCTTAACGCAAGTCGGCAATAAAAAAGAGGGGGAGATCCCCTCCCCGGTCAATGAGTGTGACCTTTAAACGCCTGCAACGCATCCTGCACCAACGTCACCGCCTGAGCCATGGCGGAACCTCCACCGAAAGCGGCGGACACCGCTGCAGCCTCCATGACCTGCATATCGCTGGCGCCTTGGTCCACCGCTCCTTTCGTGTGATACAAGATGCAATACTCATCATTGGTGAGAACACCCAGCGCCAGACCGATCAGATGTTTGACCTGACTCGGAAGCTCGCCGTCGGTAAAACATGCATGGGTGAATGCATGATAGTGGCGAGCCACTTCCGGCAGATGACGCTCCAGTTCGCCCAACCCTTCCTTGTATTCCTGCAGGGCGTCGTGAATGAGGGAATGGTCCATCCATATCCGTCCTTTCGGGCATAATGTGATTTGCTTGACAATGCTAGCATTTGCCCTTCACGGGACGGACATGCATAAAATCCTCCATCACTCTACCCGCAACACGATTTTTCCGATATTCCGGTTCTCTTCCATGTATCGGTGCGCTTCACGCACTTGGGTCCATGGCCACACACGATCGATGATCGGCCGCAACCGCCCATCGGCCAACCGTTTCCATGCGAATTGAGTGAAATCGCGGACCAACCGGGCTTTGTACACCACACTCCTGGCACGCAAGGTGGTGCCGA
The Polycladomyces zharkentensis DNA segment above includes these coding regions:
- a CDS encoding carboxymuconolactone decarboxylase family protein, which produces MDHSLIHDALQEYKEGLGELERHLPEVARHYHAFTHACFTDGELPSQVKHLIGLALGVLTNDEYCILYHTKGAVDQGASDMQVMEAAAVSAAFGGGSAMAQAVTLVQDALQAFKGHTH